In Thermoanaerobaculia bacterium, a genomic segment contains:
- the rpsM gene encoding 30S ribosomal protein S13, with protein MARIAGIDLPLNKRVEIGLTYIYGIGRSKSNSILGEADVNPNTRVKDLSEEEVSRIRKSIQDGHKVEGDLRKETSMDIKRLMDIGSYRGMRHRRNLPVRGQRTHTNARTRKGPRKQTIAGKKKATKK; from the coding sequence ATGGCACGAATCGCGGGAATCGATCTGCCGCTGAACAAGCGGGTGGAAATCGGGCTGACCTACATCTACGGGATCGGCCGTTCGAAGTCGAACTCCATTCTGGGGGAGGCCGACGTCAATCCGAACACGCGCGTCAAGGACCTCTCGGAAGAGGAAGTCTCGCGCATCCGGAAGTCGATCCAGGACGGGCACAAGGTCGAGGGCGACCTCCGGAAGGAGACCTCGATGGACATCAAGCGTCTCATGGACATCGGCTCCTATCGCGGGATGCGGCACCGCCGCAACCTGCCGGTCCGCGGCCAGCGGACGCACACGAACGCCCGGACCCGCAAGGGACCGCGCAAGCAGACGATCGCCGGCAAGAAAAAAGCGACGAAGAAGTAA
- the infA gene encoding translation initiation factor IF-1 — MTKEEAIEVMATVLEPLPNAMFRVELENQHQVLAHISGKMRKNFIRILPGDKVLVELSPYDLTRGRIIYRYK, encoded by the coding sequence GTGACGAAGGAAGAGGCGATCGAGGTCATGGCAACGGTGCTCGAGCCGCTGCCCAACGCGATGTTCCGGGTGGAGCTGGAGAACCAGCACCAGGTCCTCGCGCACATCTCCGGCAAGATGCGGAAGAACTTCATCCGGATCCTGCCGGGAGACAAGGTTCTGGTGGAGCTCTCCCCCTACGATCTGACCCGGGGGCGGATCATCTACCGCTACAAGTGA
- the rpsD gene encoding 30S ribosomal protein S4 — translation MARYRESVCRLCRREGMKLFLKGDRCFKDKCAVERRNFPPGQHGKRRSKLLGYGIQLREKQKVKRIYGLLESQFQLAFKRANSMKGITGENLLQQLERRLDNVVFSLGFAASRAQARQLIRHGHITVNGRKVNIPSFLVQKGQSIAVKDKSRANELIKSSVETAKARGVPAWLELDPDNFKGQVANLPRREDIKLPIQEQLIVELYSK, via the coding sequence TTGGCTCGATATCGTGAATCGGTCTGCCGGCTGTGCCGGCGGGAAGGGATGAAGCTCTTCCTCAAGGGCGACCGGTGCTTCAAGGACAAGTGCGCGGTCGAGCGCCGCAACTTCCCTCCCGGCCAGCACGGGAAGCGCCGCAGCAAGCTCCTCGGGTACGGCATCCAGCTCCGCGAGAAGCAGAAGGTCAAGCGGATCTATGGCTTGCTCGAGTCCCAGTTCCAGCTCGCGTTCAAGCGCGCGAACTCCATGAAGGGGATCACCGGCGAGAACCTCCTGCAGCAGCTCGAGCGCCGGCTGGACAACGTGGTGTTTTCGCTCGGATTCGCGGCGTCCCGCGCCCAGGCGCGGCAGCTCATTCGCCACGGCCACATCACCGTCAACGGCCGCAAGGTCAACATCCCCTCCTTCCTGGTTCAGAAGGGGCAGTCGATCGCGGTCAAGGACAAGAGCCGCGCCAACGAGCTCATCAAATCTTCGGTCGAGACGGCGAAGGCGCGCGGGGTCCCCGCGTGGCTCGAGCTCGACCCCGACAACTTCAAGGGACAGGTCGCGAACCTGCCCCGCCGCGAGGACATCAAACTGCCGATCCAGGAGCAGCTGATCGTCGAGCTGTATTCGAAGTAG
- the rpmJ gene encoding 50S ribosomal protein L36, with translation MKVRASVKKICTKCKMIRRRGVLRVICENPKHKQRQG, from the coding sequence ATGAAAGTTCGGGCGTCCGTCAAGAAGATTTGCACGAAATGCAAGATGATCCGCCGCCGCGGCGTGCTGCGGGTGATCTGCGAAAACCCCAAGCACAAACAGAGGCAGGGCTGA
- the rpsK gene encoding 30S ribosomal protein S11, protein MAETTTAKKPAGKKFKGGKKEKKNVPHGTVLVQASFNNTIITIADHEGGVLSWSSAGRIGFKGSRKGTPFAAQLAATNAATIAREHGVRTVDVRVTGPGAGRESAIRAIQASGIDIKSIKDVTPIPHNGCRPRKRRRV, encoded by the coding sequence ATGGCCGAAACGACCACCGCGAAGAAACCCGCCGGCAAGAAGTTCAAAGGCGGAAAGAAAGAGAAGAAGAACGTCCCGCACGGCACGGTGCTCGTGCAGGCCTCCTTCAACAACACGATCATCACGATCGCCGACCACGAGGGCGGAGTGCTCTCCTGGTCGTCCGCCGGCCGGATCGGCTTCAAGGGGTCGCGCAAGGGAACGCCGTTCGCGGCGCAGCTCGCCGCGACCAACGCCGCGACGATCGCCCGCGAGCACGGCGTTCGCACGGTCGACGTGCGGGTCACGGGTCCCGGCGCGGGACGCGAATCGGCGATTCGCGCGATCCAGGCGAGCGGGATCGACATCAAATCGATCAAGGACGTCACGCCGATCCCGCACAACGGCTGCCGTCCCCGAAAACGCCGCCGGGTCTGA
- the map gene encoding type I methionyl aminopeptidase, giving the protein MITLRGFDELKRMDRACAIVHEAIDAAAKAIAPGVTTDELDRIAEKVIRDAGARPAFVGYRGYPKTLCVSVNDEVVHGIPGKRKLVAGDIVGIDCGAVVEGYFGDAARSFPVGKVRPEAARLLADTREALARAIEAARPGRRISDIGAAVEEFAAPRGYGIVREFVGHGVGTALHEEPQVPNYGPGGRGPVLKEGMVIAIEPMLNLGTSRVSIQRDGWTVKTQDGKWSAHFEDTIAIRDRGPVVLGMGQLERLASAVSA; this is encoded by the coding sequence GTGATCACCCTGCGCGGCTTCGACGAGCTCAAGCGCATGGATCGCGCCTGCGCGATCGTCCACGAGGCGATCGACGCGGCCGCGAAGGCGATCGCCCCGGGAGTCACGACCGACGAGCTCGACCGCATCGCCGAGAAGGTGATCCGCGACGCCGGTGCGCGGCCGGCTTTCGTCGGATACCGCGGATACCCGAAGACCCTCTGCGTCTCGGTCAACGACGAGGTCGTCCACGGGATCCCGGGCAAGCGCAAGCTCGTCGCGGGGGACATCGTGGGGATCGACTGCGGCGCGGTGGTCGAAGGGTATTTCGGCGACGCCGCGCGCTCCTTCCCGGTCGGAAAGGTGCGCCCGGAAGCCGCCCGGCTGCTGGCGGACACCCGGGAGGCCCTCGCGCGGGCGATCGAGGCCGCGCGTCCTGGCCGGCGGATCTCCGACATCGGCGCGGCGGTGGAAGAATTTGCGGCTCCCCGCGGTTATGGCATCGTTCGGGAGTTCGTCGGCCACGGCGTGGGGACCGCGCTCCACGAGGAGCCGCAGGTGCCCAATTACGGCCCCGGCGGGCGGGGACCGGTGCTGAAGGAAGGAATGGTCATTGCGATCGAGCCGATGTTGAACCTCGGGACGTCCCGCGTGTCGATCCAGCGGGACGGGTGGACCGTCAAGACCCAGGATGGCAAATGGTCGGCGCACTTCGAGGACACGATCGCGATTCGCGATCGGGGCCCCGTCGTGCTGGGAATGGGCCAGCTCGAGCGACTCGCGTCGGCGGTGTCGGCGTGA